GTTCTCGCCATAAACTTTTTCTCATCTTTGGTGAGTTTAAGTTCGGCCATTTTGTTTACAGCTTCTCTTAGGGCAATATCAAAACCTTCCGGAAACTGATGTTTTCCTCTGTTGATAAATTCATATTTAACTATGGAGCTTGGAAATAATTTGACCACGGCATTCTGCATGGTTATTTTATAGAAATCATTATCTAGAATGGAATTCAATCGTACGTCGTGCATATTGTGTAATTTTAACGCAAATTTAATAATTAAAAATAAAAATCGTCTAAATGTAAGACGATTTTTTTTATATATCGATGATCTTTGTGGGTTATTTACCCAGATAAGAGTTATACATCCATACTTCTTTTTCCTGCTCCGTAATATAGTCGCTCATTTGTGAATTTGTTCCCTCATCTCCTGCTTTTTCGGTGATATCAAGAAGCTCTCTCTGAAGATCCAAAACTACTTTGAAAGAATTTAAAATGATTTCTACGCTTTTCGTTCCGTCACTTACTTCCTTACTTTCTTTAATTGTAGATATTTTTAAATAGTCTGAATAATTATGTCCGGGAGTTGCTCCTAAGGTCAGGATTCTTTCAGCAATTTCGTCGATCTTTAATACAAGGCTATTATATAATTCTTCAAATTTCGGATGTAGTGTGAAAAACTGGTCACCTTTGATGTTCCAGTGAGAACCTCTTGTGTTTTGATAGAATACTGAATAATTGGCTAATAGTACATTAAGCTTTTCCGAAATGTTTTTACAATCGGTTTCTTTAAGACCGATAATACTGGCATTTTTCATACGTTT
The sequence above is drawn from the Chryseobacterium daecheongense genome and encodes:
- a CDS encoding DNA starvation/stationary phase protection protein, whose translation is MKNASIIGLKETDCKNISEKLNVLLANYSVFYQNTRGSHWNIKGDQFFTLHPKFEELYNSLVLKIDEIAERILTLGATPGHNYSDYLKISTIKESKEVSDGTKSVEIILNSFKVVLDLQRELLDITEKAGDEGTNSQMSDYITEQEKEVWMYNSYLGK